A portion of the Tissierellales bacterium genome contains these proteins:
- a CDS encoding molybdopterin cofactor-binding domain-containing protein, whose amino-acid sequence MTLDIVGKRKIRVDALSKVMGKAIYPEDIYIDNMAYGKTLRSEKSHAYIKVNIKEAEKVDGVLKVFTSKDLPNNNHGVVLKDQEVFCKEKVRYIGDPIAFVVGETEKACLEGLKKIEIEYEEIEGVFDPIEAMKEDAPLVHEDSNIVYHYKLRKGDIEKGFENSFIIVENTYKTSMVDHAFLQPEAGVGFIGEDGKISIMTATQYPHYDREEIANTLKLPEEQIRIINTNIGGAFGGREDMTMQIHLALATYTLKKPIKVVYEREESFIAHSKRHPLIMKYKTGADKDGYLQAMEAEIIGDTGAYASWAMNVLRKSGVHATGPYIVPNIKVDSYAVYTNNNFTGAMRGFGATQVPVAHEQQVDILAEKLGLNPVEIRMKNIFTKGSMTGTGQILLESVPLDKCIHSTVKNFSFLDKWQRRE is encoded by the coding sequence AAGTAATGGGTAAAGCAATATATCCTGAGGATATATATATAGACAATATGGCCTATGGGAAAACCCTAAGATCGGAAAAATCCCATGCATATATAAAAGTAAATATTAAAGAAGCTGAAAAGGTTGACGGAGTTCTTAAAGTATTTACTAGTAAGGATTTGCCTAATAATAACCATGGAGTAGTTTTAAAGGATCAGGAAGTATTCTGTAAAGAAAAAGTAAGATATATAGGAGACCCAATTGCCTTTGTTGTAGGTGAAACTGAAAAAGCTTGTTTAGAAGGATTAAAAAAGATAGAGATTGAATATGAGGAAATAGAGGGAGTATTTGATCCTATAGAAGCAATGAAAGAAGATGCACCATTAGTCCATGAAGATTCGAATATTGTATATCACTATAAACTTAGAAAAGGAGATATAGAAAAAGGCTTTGAAAATTCTTTTATAATAGTAGAAAACACTTATAAAACATCTATGGTAGATCATGCATTTTTGCAACCAGAGGCAGGGGTTGGCTTTATTGGTGAAGATGGTAAAATTTCTATTATGACTGCAACTCAATATCCTCATTATGATAGAGAAGAAATAGCCAATACATTAAAACTACCAGAGGAACAAATAAGAATAATAAATACTAATATAGGAGGAGCTTTTGGTGGCAGAGAAGATATGACTATGCAAATCCATTTAGCTTTAGCTACCTATACATTGAAGAAACCTATAAAAGTTGTATACGAAAGAGAAGAGTCTTTTATAGCCCATTCTAAAAGACATCCATTAATTATGAAGTATAAAACTGGTGCAGACAAAGATGGATATTTACAAGCAATGGAAGCTGAAATTATTGGCGACACAGGGGCTTATGCATCTTGGGCCATGAATGTATTGAGAAAATCTGGCGTTCATGCTACAGGTCCTTATATTGTACCTAATATTAAAGTAGATAGTTATGCTGTATATACTAACAACAATTTTACTGGGGCTATGAGAGGCTTCGGAGCTACACAAGTACCTGTTGCTCATGAACAACAGGTGGATATTTTAGCGGAAAAATTAGGGTTGAATCCAGTAGAAATCAGAATGAAGAATATATTTACTAAGGGTTCTATGACGGGAACAGGGCAAATTCTTTTGGAAAGTGTTCCTTTAGATAAATGTATACATAGTACGGTTAAGAATTTTAGTTTTCTTGATAAATGGCAAAGGAGAGAGTAA
- a CDS encoding molybdopterin cofactor-binding domain-containing protein, with the protein MKKRGVGIGVSFYGTGYGNGFPDVSKARVKLLEKGKIGIYVGATEVGQGAKTIMSQIGAETLNIALEDISFINEDTSIIPDSGTAAASRQTYNTGNAIKLACEDLKEKLFEAGKEALELNSTAGLNLEKGEVILSMFPEKRISFKDLYDYYEEDPLIGEGVFTAQTTMMDPVTGQGAPYWPYTFNACAVEVEVDILTGKVEVIDGAFAQDTGRSINPTLVEGQIEGGFSMGLGYGLMEDMGLENGRIKNNKFSKYLIPTAMDMVDIDTIIIEDPENTAPYGAKGIGEPTTIPVAPAILNAIYNATGVRVK; encoded by the coding sequence ATGAAGAAGAGAGGTGTAGGCATAGGAGTATCTTTTTATGGAACTGGTTATGGAAATGGATTTCCCGATGTATCCAAAGCCAGAGTGAAATTATTAGAAAAGGGTAAAATCGGTATATATGTTGGAGCAACAGAAGTAGGTCAAGGGGCTAAGACTATTATGTCTCAAATAGGTGCAGAGACTTTAAATATAGCTTTAGAAGATATATCCTTTATAAACGAAGATACAAGTATTATTCCTGACTCAGGAACAGCAGCTGCTAGTAGACAAACCTACAATACTGGAAATGCAATTAAGTTAGCTTGTGAAGATTTGAAAGAAAAACTATTTGAAGCAGGGAAAGAAGCATTAGAGTTAAATTCAACAGCAGGTCTTAATTTGGAGAAAGGAGAAGTAATACTTAGTATGTTTCCAGAAAAAAGAATATCCTTCAAGGATTTGTACGATTATTATGAAGAAGATCCATTAATAGGAGAAGGTGTTTTCACGGCACAGACTACAATGATGGATCCAGTAACTGGACAAGGTGCACCTTATTGGCCCTATACCTTTAACGCTTGTGCAGTAGAAGTAGAAGTTGACATTTTAACAGGAAAAGTTGAAGTAATAGATGGAGCTTTTGCTCAAGATACAGGAAGAAGTATTAATCCGACTTTAGTGGAAGGCCAAATAGAAGGTGGTTTTTCTATGGGGTTAGGTTATGGATTAATGGAGGATATGGGTTTAGAAAATGGAAGAATAAAGAACAATAAATTTTCTAAATATTTAATTCCTACTGCCATGGATATGGTAGATATTGATACAATAATAATAGAGGATCCAGAAAACACTGCACCCTATGGTGCTAAAGGAATTGGAGAGCCTACTACTATACCAGTAGCTCCTGCTATTTTAAATGCTATATATAATGCTACAGGTGTTAGAGTAAAGG